In Ooceraea biroi isolate clonal line C1 chromosome 1, Obir_v5.4, whole genome shotgun sequence, the genomic stretch GACGATAGAGATACGATAATTAGCGTGAggtatatttttctatatttacaGCATCAAAAACTGAactatgatattatattatattatattatttactctATTTCTgcaactattatattatagttttattgaaatggaTAAGAAAGATGACAATCTCTTATCGTGATATACGACGttccttttaatattatgatataatgaTGCTACAATCCCAAAATATTCAAacatcatttaaatttaaaaacgtaGAAAGTAAATTAAGTTCTTAATCTAGTCATTGATAGCATTTTGTTTTTCGTTCTATTTTAAATAGCAAGTGGAATTTGCGGGTGTTATCTTAATTGTAACATGAATAAACACTTCTTTCAGCTGCTTTATAGCTAATTAACGAACAGTTAATGTGTGTGTACTGCATTCATAATTAGTCTAGTTATATTGGCAAAGTATTTATACGAAGCTCATGTTATCGCTTCCGACAGATTGACCAGTGTCAAAATTATATCGTCGATATTCAAACCGACAACGGCAAATAACTGccaatttttaacttttgaaatttatattatttgtaaaaattatattcactTGCTTAATGGATGATACCCTCAAACAATTTCTCTCAAAAAAGCGATTTAGCAGTAGTAGTAATATATGCACAGTTGATTGTAATATCTCATAATGGTTATTATGTAAGTTGATTTAAACGATTAATAAATGCCAGCTTATGTAAATGCATTTATGTACAACGACACGTGTTAGCTTATCTAACCCATGTAAACGGAGAAACATAGAGCTGGTACCATTTTAAATGAATACGTGTATATAACATGTATCAAAGTTATAggatgttttttattaggtacatttttttcatcaatttaTAATCACCTTTTCCTGAATCAAATAAGATACTGCATTtatgatctttttttaattaaataatattgaagaGATAAGGAATTtctgataaattataaaagaaagtagacttttttatttttcaattaatttaacggATTTTAttgaatgtatattataattaatttgaaaaatgcagtTACTGCGCTAAGTATTATGTGAAAGAGTACTTTAGAATTCTAACGATTCTAGATTTAAGTATCGatgttgaaacatttttcttcgttGCGCCAGgacattttaaatttactaAGCCCCATATGTTTCTTCGCGTATCCATTACGTAATCTGTTATACACGGGACATCATTGCTCTGCATCAAAACCGAGTGACTTTGTGCCTGAAAGATAAATCAAACGATTATTTAGAGCCAATGTTAagattaatgattattatctatgataaatttctgcaattatagttgaaataatttttgagcttttaataattagtttattaattaattaagaatttgtGGAAATaagagttttttaaaataaaatttcactaaaaatagtaataatttacattcaaAGGAAGCTTAGTATCCCAGCGCACGCTGGCTCTTTCCGAAGTCATAAAGTAATGTAGGCCGTCTTTTAAATCACAAATTAGACCCATGGAAGGACCCAATTTTTTTCCAAGCCAAGTCACTGTTATATTTTGCACTCCCTAAAATGGTAtcacgtaaaataatatagaaaaattgcattttatatattatgtatatttaaaatatagatGATGCAATTATTGCACGTTTGCATTGTCTGTGTTTgtgatattttgaaatttccatagagaaaatgtaaatcatattttatattcattatacAGCTAtatgaatgttttaatttGGAGATTTACGTTGTATATTTATTCTAGTGTAAATGTAcgcatataatattacaaatttagaGCATACATGTGAAGCTGTCCGGAATACTTCGTCTTCTCTAACTTTGTTCAAATTTATACTGAACAGATCATGCGTGTTATGTCCCGTCATGTATAAAATCGAATTCCTGCGAGAAATAGCGAGATCAGTCGAGTGTACACGAGGTATTTCAGGCTCATGTAGCATTCTCAATTTCCACCATTTCGCTTGTCCTGGAATTTGCATGTAACCGATTTGCGTAAAAGAGAATGGTAGTATTGTGTCTGGTTTCACATAGATTTTTCTGCAGAATTACCCAAGCTGTAAACGATGATTGTTTCGTCGCCGGCATCCGCGATATATCCGCGAGATCCCCATTGATCTCCAACTGGATCAATTACGAGAGCTCTTAAGTATTTTGGAGATACATCAAACAATTCGGTGGCTGATATCTTtgagcattttttaaataaaattattatatgcaatatattgttcaGTTAAGAGTAAAGTTTAGAAttgtagaaaattaaatagtatgatatacatatattagaataataaaattcataataaattataactcaaacagataaatgaaatttcgatttaagATATATTGCCTCCGCAATtctataagaattttttcagaaaaatatcttaataaCTACCAATCGATCATTTCGttttaaatcataaataactATTTGAGGCCAGCGATCATATTGATCGGGAGCATCCAGAATCCATAATCGTCCACGAGCATCCACATCTAATCCGGTTACAGATACGAGAGTTCTCtctctataattatattttgatagtCCATTTTTGGAGAAAGGTATAATTGCCGTATTTATAAACCTTACTGGCCAATTGGAATTAATTTCTGGCCATGAAACTTCCACTAAAGTTGGTTTATATTCCATCTTCTCATTTGCTGATCTAGTATCCAAGAAATAGTTttgatttaaaattgtttatgtTCGAGATTTAAATGTATCCCCAtaaatttagatattttatattattatacataacatGCATAATtgacaaaatatttgaaatagtaaaatattgagcaaacatattttttgaataagtataacaaaattttatttaaatttatttatattttctataatgtgaattataaattattatttgtaacttattattttacgaCCTACCTGGGAATTGCAAGAAAAGCGCGATTTTTCCATACGGCGAATCTCCAGATTAGAACATCAtccgataaatttaatgacgTCATATTCCACGAGTATGAAACATCAAgtaaaagaaagtaaattcGCAAAAGAAGGAGAGCCTTGTTTGAGCTAATCATTATGAAAACGATGTTAGGAATGAACGCAACTTTGATTGACTTGACGATATTGATTTCGCTGAATCGCATCGTCAGCAAGGAAAGCTCCACTGCTGACGATGGTTTTCCGATCGAATCTAGGTAAAAGTGACTTGCAGTTTTATTCAGAATTTTGTCAGATAtcaaatatctaatattatgTGCATAATTCAGTTCTAggctataattataataatacatataaaacaattttattaaattattacatataataatcgcaaatattatacaaatgtttactaaatattttttaaacattcctagcaattattataatgttaattattaatttaataataatcaatataattatcgtactctgcatttttatacaatatatacaacAGGATCCAAGCAAATCGATTTAGTATAATAGTTTGGtcttattgtaactttgtCCAAACctaaaattttaaacatttacttTTCAATTTAAGCGCATCTTAATTCTAAAATACGAACACCATCTTATTCATAATTTGAATAAACCGCTATATTTTATCAACATTATCAACCACAGTGAGAGAAGAGATTTATGTTACCGACACAGTAATATACAGTTCATAATTTCACGAGGCGCCACGCTGCCGCTTTCGACGTGCCGCCGCAGTCGCGTCACTTCGCGCAAGCGGATCAGTCCTATTTGTGATCCGTGTTCGGGGCATCGTGTGAAATCGTGGAAGCCCGTGATACGCGGCAAATGGCCGTCGATGGCCGCCGTGGTATCGTTTCCGTGCGAGTTGTTGCGCGTACGACGACGGACGGCTGGTCGTGGATCCGCGTGAACGCGTCACACGACGTGCGTGCGTCGTGTCGTGTCGCTCGGCCTCGTCGTCGCAACGCCAGGAACGTCGCGGTGGTCCGCGTCGGGGTCGGGAGCAGCGCCGGAACGTGATGTGAGCGTCGCCGCGGCGGTTTAACCGCGGCCGCCTACACGCGCCGTAGCGATCTCGCGggcaggcgcgcgcgcgcgaacggcaaacgagcgggcgagcgaaggagagcgcgcgcgcgggcgatgAACAACGACGCCGCGGACGGATCGGATCGTGGCACGGCGGTGATGAAATCTGTGTCCGAGGGCGAGCTGGGCGTGGAGGAAGAGGTTAAACACGCGGAGCCGCGCGGCGCCGCCACGCGACTCAAGCGCACCTTTACACTGCCGAGGAACCCGTTTCAAAGCGCCAGCAGCAGGATGTCGCGGCGACGTCCGAAGCAACAGCAGCATCAGCAACAGCAGGCTCACGGCGACTCCAACAAGGACGCCAGCGCGCCCAGTGCCAAGGAGAACAACGCCAGGAACAACGCGCGGCACGCGGAAGGTATGCAGCAGCTGCAGCGACAGAACGTGACGGGGAGGCTACATGGCGGCCAAGGCGGCCCGCCGCAGAGCGGCCGCGAGATCCAGCCGGAGtgccagcagcagcagcaggagcGGCCGTCCGGGAAGAAGGTGTTCCGCCGGCCCTCGTGGCGGAAGTTCATCAACAAGATGGTGCGTCACATGTCGAGCGTGGGCGCGCAGGGCCACAAGGCCGCGTCACATCACCGGCGCGCCGCCGGTGTCGACGACCACCATCACCTCGGCTCGAGCGCGGGCGACATCAGGGTGCcgcagccgccgccgccgtcctCGCGTCCCGCCCACATACCGCCCGACCGGGTACCGGGTGTGATCGGTCTACGCAATCATGGCAACACGTGCTTCATGAACGCCGTGCTGCAGTGCCTCTCGCACACCGACATCCTCGCCGAGTACTTCGTGCTGGACCAGTACAAGGTGGACCTGTCGCGCCGCAACAAGCTCAACTCGAAGAAGTACGGCACCCGGGGCGAGATCACCGAGCAGCTCGCCCTGCTCCTCAAGGCGATCTGGAGCTGCCAGTACGACCCGGAGATGAGCACCGCCTTCAAGAGCGTCGTCGACAAGTACGGCAGCCAGTACCGCGGCAATCTGCAGCACGACGCGCAGGAGTTTCTCCTCTGGCTGCTCGACAAGGTGCACGAGGACCTTAATCAGGCGACCAAGAAGAAGTACAAGATCATAAAGGTAAGAACCACAGCGCGGGGATCATAATTCGCGGGACGAAAGACTCCAGTTCGCGGAGGTTAGAATCTCCTGCATGACAGGTAGCTTCTGTCTCACTGCGGGGGATAATCGCGCCATTTCTCGTCATTCGGTATTCGGTATTTGTATGTAGAGGATGTTATTAATAGAGATTGTATGCATGTAAATTTGTGCAGATGTGATTTATGTGATTTACGTAATTTATGTCTCCGAAACGATGTACTGAGAGATTTTTCGCATGACAGTTCCTGGGGCAACTTTTAAGTTAGCTTAAATGTCAGTTCAGTTTTCACGGTagaagtaataatttaaatgaagaATTTTTACGAATCCATAATGCATCTTTTTACTGTTATTTCTAGTTTCTGCGAAAATACGGTAGTTTTCCACTTGACTCTCTACCTCGAGTTGCattttgagttttattaataatgtctTGGACTTCAGTCCAAGAACTATCTGTGAATCGCCAttgttgttctttttttttacttggTACGGGAAGATATTGCTCTTCTCTATTTTTAGACACCACCAGTCGCGTCGTCGGGCATATTTTTAGTAATACTGACGCGAAAGGTCGTGCGAAAACGAAAACGACGATGTAACACGTGCGCAGTGGCTATTCACGTAAAAATGCTCGACGCGTCTTGACCTCAAACAGAAATGATGCCATGGCATTTTCACGGCGAGAATATAACGAGTAGAGAACtgtccatttaaaaaaaaagtatcgatacttgatttattcaaatattcataGCACAATATTGGTGCACGATGAACACCGCGAAAGAAGCATTATACAGCTTTTTTGATTGTCATGGAAATTAATCCGAAGTGATAATCAAAAGCTAATTGATAATCAAAAGCTAATTATACTGTAATTATGTTGATCGATAAATGAATGTCGTTGACCGAAGAAATGTAACTGCAAAGTGTATCGATGCTTCTTTCTAGCATTAGAATAACGGTAACCAGCAACGAAAGATTCAACGAACAAACGAATCATCATAAAACGCACGTAATAGCCGTTTAAAATACTGCCGTAAAAATACGGCGGACATAGCAGTGAGCAATTAAACACATTCCTCGGTCGTTGTTCATGTGCTGTGTATAGTCGTTTAATCGTTGAGTCGGGTCTCACGACGAAAGAAACTTTCTCTTTGGATCGTCGTGGCCAGGCGACGTGGAGAGACGCTCATCGAAAGCTCGCTGcagtctttctttctcccgaaTCGCATGCAATACTTAAGCATATTTGTGCACGTATGCGGAAGATGAGAAAGAAGCATTCCTGCAGCCCGTTTCTCTTGAAATTTCGCGCAATGCAAGCAGAGACTCCATCTTCATATGAATTAAGTTCATCGGCAAAAGCAAGACGACTGCAACGTTCGATTTATGTAAAACTTATCCAAGAGAACCGGGAAGTGCGAGAGAAACCTTCTTTTTACCTACCAGGATAGGTTTTTGTATTAACTGCATTCTTGGACGTTGACGATTTCTCGCGTGCGTGACAACTCGTGGAAAGCCGCGAGCACGCGAGACGGACGCGCACACGGTGTTCTTTTTCGACTCGCCTTGCTCAGCACCTTCACCGTGAATGGACGGGCCAGGAATAACCGTGGCCTATCTGAAGCTAAACAGATGCGCGTGTCTCGCGGCCCGGAAATGTGATAATGTCGATAGACATAGTTAATGGTATCTTAAACATAGAGATTACCGCTAAGCGAAGCTGTcaattttatctaaattaaGAGCAAATATTACGATAATCGGTGGCCGACTTCTAGTGTTCATTCCGGCTTCTTTCCATTGGCATCTGCCTTACTACCGGTATCTGTCCCAAATTGTTTCACAGATTACGTCTTGTACGGCTCGACAAGATGCTATCTTTCTCCTTGGCTCTTCTGCTAATAGATTCAGAATATGGTattaggagaaaaataatagaaaaaccAGAATGTTATCTCGAAAGGTcaaatttgtaaaagaaaaaggaagtcgTAAGCAAAATACGAATTTCAACAAATAATCTggagtaagaaaatattatgtaatagatataagttatctcaatgattaaaattcatatgaGAAgttagatatacatatattttaatctgttAGGTATTACAaggtgtgtgtgaagctggcgtatcatttcgcggaaaatcattaattattgagagttctggctccctttttaatagttctagagttcctgataggttaaacacatagttctgacCATTAAGGCCCAAACACACAAAATTCCGTAAgacgtaacgtaaggattcgacaaatcgcgttgctcgattggtcgaatccttacgttacgtcTTACGGAATTTTGTGTGTTTGGGCctttaaagcgaaaaaatcgcatagtgcaaagtgagacgtcAACTTCAcacagcgtctcactttgtcctgcgacagtttccgccgtaattccggctagattttaaaagatctacagttctacatgagttctagcgaaaacaattttgttttcctttttataattattaaagctaaaaaatgtttaagagaatgacgactggttaatctcagagagttctgtgctttatgaaatatttctcgtgtagttctgaacgtatttaagcgtattccaaagagttctgaatgcaaacattaacaattatttaataaaacatttttatcgtccgagaaagacgtatctacggagatatatgtgagacgctggtcgattttcgagagttctgcttattctaaaacagttctcgtatagttccggacatgtacaatgcctttccaaagagttctgataggaacaaagattagaaaatttttgaaaaaattatttcgcccaaagagtggacgttttcgactttaccagtgagacgctggttgattttcgagagttctgcttattctaaaacagttctcgtatagttccggacatgtgcaatgcctttccaaagagttctgacaggaacaatgattagaaaatgttttaaaaaattatttcgcccaaagagtggacgttttcgactttaccagtgagacgctggttgattttcgagagttctgcttattctaaaacagttctcgtatagttccggacatgtgcaatgcctttccaaagagttctgataggaacaatgattagaaaatgttttaaaaaattatttcacccgaagagtggacgttttcgactttaccagtgagacgctggccgaaatgtcggagttctggctttcctaaaatacttttcgtatagttccgcacgtacttatgattttcctacaGAGTGCTATGCGCCAGCGACattgtacaatttaaaaaaaaattaaaactgctcgaaaagtgcattttaaaacagaaaaggGTGCTATGCACCAGCGACATtgcacaatttaaaaaaaaattaaaactgctcgaaaagtgAACTTTCAGACAGAAAATGTAAGAGCTGGTCGaactgtcggagttctggctttcctaaaatatttttcgtatagttccgaaggtacttatgaatttcctaaagagttctatgcacctctcatacatagcactctgtagaaaaatcataagtacgtgcggaactatacgaaaagtattttaggaaagccagaactccgacatttcggccagcgtctcactggtaaagtcgaaaacgtccactcttcgggtgaaataattttttaaaacattttctaatcattgttcctgtcagaactctttggaaaggcattgcacatgtccggaactatacgagaactgttttagaataagcagaactctcgaaaatcaaccagcgtctcactggtaaagtcgaaaacgtccactctttggcgaaataattttttaaaacattttctaatcattgttcctgtcagaactctttggaaaggcattgcacatgtccggaactatacgagaactgttttagaataagcagaactctctaaaatcaaccagcgtctcactggtaaagtcgaaaacgtccactctttgggcgaaataattttttaaaacattttctaatcattgttcctgtcagaactctttggaaaggcattgcacatgtccggaactatacgagaactgttttagaataagcagaactctcgaaaatcaaccagcgtctcactggtaaagtcgaaaacgtccactctttgggcgaaataattttttcaaaaattttctaatctttgttcctatcagaactctttggaaaggcattgtacatgtccggaactatacgagaactgttttagaataagcagaactctcgaaaatcgaccagcgtctcacatatatctccgtagatacgtctttctcggacgataaaaatgttttattaaataattgttaatgtttgcattcagaactctttggaatacgcttaaatacgttcagaactacacgagaaatatttcataaagcacagaactctctgagattaaccagtcgtcattctcttaaacattttttagctttaataattataaaaaggaaaacaaaattgttttcgctagaactcatgtagaactgtagatcttttaaaatctagccggaattacggcggaaactgtcgcaggacaaagtgagacgctgtgTGAAGTTgacgtctcactttgcactatgcgattttttcgctttaaagGCCCAAACACACAAAATTCCGTAAgacgtaacgtaaggattcgaccaatcgagcaacgcgatttgtcgaatccttacgttacgtcTTACGGAATTTTGTGTGTTTGGGCCTTAATGGTccgaactatgtgtttaacctatcaggaactctagaactattaaaaagggagccagaactctcaataattaatgattttccgcgaaatgatacgccagcttcacacacactaTTACAAGTTATCTTCCCGAAACTTTGATGCATAAGATACAATCTGCCGATCGAACATGCGAATTAATCTAtctaaggccggtattcatagtcgggtcttatatttaagaccatcttaagttcATCTGCAGATACatgtatagatcatttcacTGGCTATGGAATATCTGAAGACAGTCGTACATTTAAGacagtcttaaatataagatccgactatgaataccggtcTAAGACTTTgctcgattttttatttactgctTTGCGAAACGAACTAATCGGCAGACGGTCACTGCTCGCGACATCGAGGCCTTAACCCAAATTTGTTTCGCGTTCAGAATTACGTGCCACGCTTTTCAACGTCGAGAGCCGAAGGTGCGCCGCGCGAGAGTGAAATATTAAGGGAAAAAAGCAGAACAGAGTGTGGCCTAAAAATGTATGTCACACGaaagattctttttttttagctACTAATTAATTCCTGATGGATTATTACAGTCTGtcaaatgataaatttgattttaatgaaattgaaattttaatgaaatttgatttttgatgaaaaatattgaaaaataaatgtaatacgtttGAATAAGGAATTTAACAACCGCTAAGAAAGTTTGAAATGCTGATAATGCCTTTAAAACGTGTTATGAAACCATTTAGATTACACGTGACGATTATCAATCATTGATTTAATACGTCACGAAGTCGTGTGGATGCCATGATTATTGCGCAATTGTTATTACTTAtatcattgaaaaatattggcGATCGTATCGCGGTGTTACATGATTTCTTGCATTATCACGTTCGACGTAACCGTGCAAGTGATTAAACGACAAACAGATAggttttatgcaaaattttagTCAATGTGCACGAAACGAGAAGAAAACTGAAATATCATGTATTTAATTGTCTGATTAAAGCTATTGTCGTTTGCTTATCGTTCTTATATTcaaaatctaaaaataatgatgtaaATGTTCGCTAAGTAATGCATAAACAcacaaatacatttttaatgtgCTCGGTGCTTCATTTTTGTACGATTATTCATCTTTCTTATCTTATCGTTTGCTTTCCGATTGCGTCCGAGTTGTTTAAGCTAGCAAGATAAGGCAGCGTTTCTCGGCCGAAGAACCCGATAATTCGATTTGAGTATCAATAAAGCTCGACTTCTTGTCGCGCTGGTTAGAGATGCTATTTTTAAAATCAGTTACGAAAAAAAACGTCTCATTCTCTTTTTGCGACACCGATTTTGCATATTCTGACGCAAAATCGACGCGGCCAAGAAATACTCGATTTTTTGTTACTAATTAATCTTACTTtgttattaacattgtaaattaagttttttgGAAGACGATAAAAATGCCGATAGCAGAGATTGATAGTGAACCGAATGACGAAACGAATTATCGGTGTCTGCAATAACAGACCAccataatgtatatttaaaacttaaactactttaattaaattgagaatctCGAGCGAGTACAATTTCTTTGTTACATGCATATGATATCACATTCTTGGAAAAGTGGATTACACATTTTACACATTGCAAGCTACTAACCGTTATCTTACTACTTGTAGAAATGAACGTAACGATGTATATGGATCATCCATCGTTGTGTCTAAAACTTTGGAAAAACTGCGATATATGGACTAATATTAGGCCGGCGCATCATTTTTATCATGCTGTTTTTGCGAAAcacgaggagagagagagatataaacGCATACACGAGCTTTTATCTCCACGGTTTCGAGCCAGAAGAGTACACCTTGCATATTTCATATTGAGCGGCTCTCGGGCAAACCGCGTACATGCGACATACATTCGACGTGTACGAATCGTCATCATCGAGAGACGCGAGAGCCGTCGCCAGCGTAAAGTCGAGCACGAGGAAACCGGGAATCGAACGGTTAGACCGGGAGCACCAGACCACCAGTACCGTAACGAGGACCGGCCTTGAACGGGGCCATGGAGATCCAGTTATCAGTTTGCATTACCGAGTGCTTTTGCAAATTATGTCGCACATATGTGGGCTAACTACTGTCATCCGGCCGGCGCCaacgttgcacgcgcgcgtctcgcaCAGTATGAATTGTGCATTTCGCACTTCACTCGACAACCTGGCCGTTTCTGATAAGTGTGCTCCTACAATCGCAGCGTATCTGGAGCGTACTCGGAGCGGTCGCAAGAATTATTTGCGTGCGCCCACTCCGtctctttcaaaataattttgcgcGATGGAGgtgatatacatacacacacgcgtgaACTCGCGTGATCAGAAATCGAGAGAAATTATTAGCAATTTCGTAATAGCGGTTATGAACATATTGCAACATTTGTTTACGTTCGAAGTTTCTTCGAAGTAAAGCATTCCACTTTTCTTTCTGTAAATAAGAGTCTTGTCGATAGTATCGAATACAAAGAAGCACCTGCTATCTCTGAAAGCGAATGCTTTGTCGAAGGTATACAGCCGACTCAATCGGTGACTCGACCTTCTTCGAATACAAGATACGCGTTGATGtgtaattgttttataatacataaaattgtgATTACATAATGCACATTGCATCGTCGTGTGATACTTGCATACATTGCCTagtcaaattatttttatcggcaCAAACGTCTTGAAACAAATGTTTCATCAATCGATAATAGACAATAATACATGCAGAAAATAGAAGGTGCATTGGCTTTATGCTCTCTACTTGAAAAAAATACTCTTTCGTACGGAAAGCattcacttttatttttattcgcatGAGTCATGTGTGAACCGACAAAAACTGACAGGCGAAGCTCATGACACGCGACTCGGCGATTCTTTTCATCCTCTGCGAGCATGAAGCGGCTAAAACATGCAATTAACTTCGTGAGCGAGAGAGTATGCTTCTCAGCTATTATGGTGAAATTCGACCGTGAAGTTAAAACATAACGTTCAGATATCGAGGTCTTTGTGTAAGAAGCGTCGGATTTTGAAAGTTTCAGCTTCGTGGATCGCTTATAcaaagtaaacatttttatatctgaTAATCGAGTTTCGCGTATAACGCAAAG encodes the following:
- the LOC105279978 gene encoding uncharacterized protein LOC105279978, with the protein product MYYYNYSLELNYAHNIRYLISDKILNKTASHFYLDSIGKPSSAVELSLLTMRFSEINIVKSIKVAFIPNIVFIMISSNKALLLLRIYFLLLDVSYSWNMTSLNLSDDVLIWRFAVWKNRAFLAIPRSANEKMEYKPTLVEVSWPEINSNWPVRFINTAIIPFSKNGLSKYNYRERTLVSVTGLDVDARGRLWILDAPDQYDRWPQIVIYDLKRNDRLISATELFDVSPKYLRALVIDPVGDQWGSRGYIADAGDETIIVYSLGQAKWWKLRMLHEPEIPRVHSTDLAISRRNSILYMTGHNTHDLFSINLNKVREDEVFRTASHGVQNITVTWLGKKLGPSMGLICDLKDGLHYFMTSERASVRWDTKLPLNAQSHSVLMQSNDVPCITDYVMDTRRNIWGLVNLKCPGATKKNVSTSILKSRIVRILKYSFT